The proteins below are encoded in one region of Desulfatirhabdium butyrativorans DSM 18734:
- a CDS encoding DEAD/DEAH box helicase gives MNPLLHPQPSTTNPKSGTRTPFSETRNLKPGNKVTHAELGEGVVIGFEPTGFVHVFFRSLGERQVPLQALQEAESWSDRVIAGLKPVTPEAIERLWLAVEAAELPLMESAATLTSAKVDLLPHQVVLVHRVANARPRRFLIADEVGLGKTIETALILRELASRGEMRRAMMVVPAGLVDNWRRELNEVFNLDFEVFGSEGDVTDRKSNAFAKHNRLIVSVDTLKRRVRVKRLLEAPPWDLVVFDEAHHLSVYKTGKKTRKTENFKLAESLRPHCRDLLLLSATPHQGDHFRFWMLVRLLDPSLFEDERDMVENRHRLNAVVIRRTKADACASDGSPLFARRVVHTQGFMLSEKEMTFYQALLDYLRDGYNLAATQGKQGRALGFVMTIFQKIAASSFAAVRATLRKRLLMLTVEEAIERDELLDVDGRDRAIEDARELIREIHKLPDDIFGKAQAEQLLADVKVQLLKKRKETAAFVQTVESYDDTELAAVTGEDAVASLVSVALPEERRRIRELLDQFPEGMETKTGVLLEALRQLWRISPDEKVVIFTTYLGSIESLRAAIDTVFPGKRVEVLKGGDHGAKVAAQRRFRRSDGPKVLLSTAAGREGINLQFSRVLFNYDLPWNPMDLEQRIGRIHRYGQKDTAQVYNLVASDTIEGKIFLLLEEKLHGIAQTLGKLDDNGQIAEDLRGQVLGQLSSRLSYDRLYQEAIVDPTLKRTRQELEVAMTNANLAREVVFELFQDLDRFNLGDYKQFDDEGRGMQRLLSFAQRAARLDGAELRPSGKDVFLLNRPNFEPIRFTTDRDKALQEEELNLLGLEHPVVRQWLDAYTSVKPEDRALIGNIEGNGDETGLITIWLVVIHGKGGQVQQKVVRLGISEGGERSPYLERLSQELLRTRPSQTHSFQDKGQIGSLINGTASELLHRELVYSGFLQEEASYSSRLLACIGVSR, from the coding sequence ATGAACCCGCTTCTCCATCCTCAACCCTCAACCACAAACCCGAAATCCGGAACTCGAACCCCTTTTTCTGAAACTCGAAACCTCAAACCTGGAAACAAGGTAACACATGCCGAGCTGGGAGAAGGTGTGGTCATCGGCTTCGAGCCGACGGGATTCGTCCACGTCTTCTTTCGGTCGCTGGGTGAACGACAAGTACCGCTGCAAGCGCTTCAGGAAGCGGAGAGCTGGTCCGACCGAGTCATCGCCGGGCTGAAACCGGTCACCCCGGAGGCCATCGAGCGCCTGTGGCTGGCTGTTGAAGCCGCCGAGCTGCCGCTCATGGAAAGCGCGGCAACCCTGACCTCCGCCAAGGTGGACCTGCTACCCCACCAGGTGGTGCTTGTACATCGTGTCGCCAACGCAAGGCCCAGGAGATTCCTCATCGCTGATGAAGTCGGTCTTGGCAAGACCATCGAGACGGCCCTGATCCTTCGCGAGCTGGCCTCTCGCGGCGAAATGCGCCGGGCGATGATGGTCGTGCCGGCAGGGTTGGTGGACAACTGGCGGCGCGAACTCAACGAAGTCTTCAATCTCGATTTCGAGGTATTCGGGTCGGAGGGAGACGTAACGGACCGGAAGTCAAATGCCTTCGCCAAGCACAACCGGTTGATCGTCTCCGTGGATACACTTAAAAGACGGGTTCGGGTAAAAAGACTTCTGGAAGCGCCTCCGTGGGACCTTGTGGTGTTCGACGAGGCCCATCATCTGAGTGTTTACAAGACCGGCAAGAAGACGCGCAAGACCGAAAACTTCAAGCTGGCAGAATCCCTTCGTCCCCATTGCCGGGACCTGCTTCTCCTCTCCGCCACGCCGCACCAGGGGGACCATTTCCGGTTCTGGATGCTCGTGCGGTTGCTCGATCCATCCCTCTTCGAAGACGAACGCGACATGGTTGAGAACCGGCACCGCCTGAACGCCGTGGTCATACGACGGACCAAGGCGGATGCCTGCGCCTCAGATGGGAGTCCTCTTTTTGCTCGGCGCGTGGTTCATACCCAAGGATTTATGCTTTCCGAAAAAGAGATGACGTTTTATCAGGCCCTGCTCGACTACCTGCGTGACGGGTACAACCTCGCGGCCACCCAAGGGAAACAGGGACGTGCGCTCGGATTCGTCATGACCATCTTCCAAAAGATCGCTGCAAGCAGTTTCGCCGCAGTCCGGGCGACCTTGCGCAAGCGGCTCTTGATGCTGACCGTCGAGGAAGCCATCGAGAGAGACGAACTGTTGGATGTGGACGGTCGGGACCGCGCTATCGAAGATGCGAGGGAATTGATCCGGGAGATACACAAGTTGCCTGACGACATCTTCGGCAAGGCCCAGGCGGAGCAGTTGCTCGCTGACGTCAAGGTCCAGCTCCTGAAGAAGCGGAAAGAGACTGCCGCCTTCGTCCAGACCGTGGAGAGTTACGACGACACCGAGCTTGCAGCGGTCACAGGTGAAGATGCTGTGGCGAGCCTTGTCTCCGTGGCCCTTCCCGAGGAGCGAAGGAGGATTCGAGAACTCCTCGATCAGTTCCCCGAAGGGATGGAAACTAAGACAGGCGTCCTTCTGGAGGCCCTGCGGCAACTCTGGCGAATCAGCCCCGACGAGAAAGTCGTGATCTTCACTACCTATCTCGGGAGCATCGAGAGTCTGCGCGCAGCAATCGACACCGTCTTCCCCGGAAAACGTGTCGAGGTCTTGAAGGGTGGCGACCACGGGGCCAAGGTGGCGGCCCAGCGGCGATTCCGCCGTTCCGATGGACCCAAGGTGCTGCTCAGCACGGCAGCAGGACGCGAGGGAATAAACCTTCAGTTCTCACGAGTGCTATTCAATTACGATCTCCCATGGAACCCCATGGATTTGGAGCAGCGCATTGGACGTATCCATCGTTACGGGCAGAAGGACACCGCACAGGTCTACAACCTGGTCGCATCGGACACCATCGAGGGTAAGATATTTCTGCTGCTCGAAGAAAAGTTACACGGAATAGCTCAGACCCTGGGTAAGCTGGACGACAATGGCCAGATTGCGGAAGACCTCAGAGGCCAGGTTCTGGGTCAGCTTAGCAGCCGCCTCAGTTACGACCGTTTGTACCAGGAGGCGATCGTCGATCCGACCCTAAAACGCACGCGGCAAGAGCTCGAAGTTGCGATGACCAATGCCAACCTTGCTCGCGAGGTGGTCTTCGAACTTTTCCAGGACCTCGACAGATTCAATTTGGGCGACTACAAACAGTTCGACGACGAGGGCCGGGGCATGCAGCGGCTTCTGTCCTTCGCCCAGCGGGCAGCCCGCCTCGATGGTGCTGAGTTACGCCCCAGTGGTAAGGATGTCTTTTTGCTGAACCGCCCAAATTTCGAGCCGATCCGATTCACGACGGATCGTGACAAGGCACTTCAGGAGGAGGAGTTGAACCTCCTGGGCCTCGAGCATCCGGTGGTCAGACAGTGGCTCGATGCCTATACCTCAGTCAAACCAGAAGATCGGGCGCTTATCGGCAACATCGAGGGCAATGGAGACGAGACGGGCTTGATCACGATTTGGCTTGTGGTGATCCACGGCAAGGGCGGCCAGGTCCAACAGAAGGTCGTAAGGTTGGGAATTTCTGAAGGAGGCGAGCGTTCGCCATATCTGGAACGACTGTCACAAGAGCTGCTTCGCACACGCCCCTCTCAGACACACAGCTTTCAGGACAAAGGACAAATCGGTTCCCTAATCAACGGCACGGCATCCGAACTCCTCCATCGCGAACTGGTCTATTCGGGATTCCTGCAGGAAGAAGCGTCCTACTCAAGCCGATTGCTGGCGTGCATAGGGGTAAGCAGATAA